A window from Poseidonibacter antarcticus encodes these proteins:
- a CDS encoding DUF3427 domain-containing protein — protein sequence MNTLITNNQRSNFYNHLEELLNSCNSFVFNVAFINFSGLQLLLDSFKSLDEKGIKGKILTSTYLNFTEVKALEKIKEFKNIELKIYDSSQTNIGFHSKAYIFEFDEKYEVLLGSSNITASAFKTNIEWNIKTLCKKDDLFLNEIINEFSILWENSIDVNKEFLIGYDEFKKSLESKGFTKTFRLKTEKLKSNYMQIQALKRLKNLREKGENKALVIAATGSGKTYLSVFDVKQMRPNKLLFLVHRENILIKAKQSFESIIDDKFLCGLYTGNKKELDKNYLFSTIQTMSLNYKNFSKDEFDYIIVDEVHHIVSNTYMKVVNHFTPKFLLGLTATSNRMDGNSIYKVFDENIACDITLDDALENNLVTPFHYYGITDINTLDYNSVDISKIDELTRILKVNKRVEYIIEKMKFYSHSGSKRKVLAFCVSKEHCIYMSEEFNKRGINSTFLVSNNTIAQREEAIKNLEDDANCLEVIFTVDIFNEGIDIPSINTVLMLRPTYSPIIFIQQLGRGLRKYKNKDFLTVLDFIGNHQKAYLIALALVGNKAIDKESIKISVENNFANMQNVFIKMDEISKQRILEQIDAKNFNHLKYLKEQYYRFKDILNNRKPKLVDYLHYEQTISPLSFISDSKSYIEFISKVEDDKQIKEICNDEVFIKAIRFIDYLLPIKRAYEFVILKYLINNESIDEKIAFKILNKYLDKINTDTIIHSFNFLNQNYFDKGQVLRYIKLVNYEDSKLVKTKEFKALLLNKKYKEIFIDSLDYGIMHYEKEFGVKDYGLPFLKLYTKYNMLNIAQLCNFNKIHSSFRGSGFLKYQDDFFLFINLEKEKFSKSSTYDNAFLSKDTFTYQSKPSTSQTSVDGNKLINNKKLNVKLHIFVRKFAQVDKKTQGFIYLGLANTIEYKGNKPISTILKLEIPLGDKLFEEFTKIVL from the coding sequence TTGAATACACTAATTACAAATAATCAAAGATCAAACTTTTATAATCATTTAGAGGAACTTCTTAACTCTTGTAATAGTTTTGTATTTAACGTAGCATTTATAAACTTCTCAGGTTTACAACTACTTTTGGATAGTTTTAAAAGTTTAGATGAAAAAGGTATAAAAGGTAAAATATTAACTTCTACATATTTAAATTTTACAGAAGTAAAAGCCTTGGAAAAGATAAAAGAGTTTAAAAATATTGAGCTAAAAATATATGATAGTTCCCAAACAAATATAGGATTTCATAGTAAAGCTTATATCTTTGAATTTGATGAAAAGTATGAAGTATTACTTGGATCTTCAAATATAACAGCAAGTGCTTTTAAAACAAATATAGAATGGAATATAAAAACATTATGTAAAAAAGATGATTTGTTTTTAAATGAAATAATAAATGAGTTTAGTATCTTATGGGAAAACTCAATAGATGTAAATAAAGAATTTTTAATAGGGTATGATGAGTTTAAAAAAAGTTTAGAATCAAAAGGATTTACAAAAACTTTTAGATTAAAAACAGAAAAACTAAAATCAAACTATATGCAAATACAAGCACTCAAACGACTTAAAAACTTAAGAGAAAAAGGTGAAAATAAAGCCTTGGTAATTGCCGCAACTGGTTCAGGAAAAACATATCTTAGTGTTTTTGATGTAAAACAAATGAGACCAAATAAATTACTCTTTTTAGTTCATAGAGAAAATATATTAATAAAAGCAAAACAAAGTTTTGAAAGTATAATTGATGATAAATTTTTATGTGGTTTATATACAGGAAACAAAAAAGAGTTAGATAAAAACTATCTATTTTCAACAATCCAAACAATGAGTTTAAACTATAAGAACTTTTCTAAAGATGAGTTTGATTATATTATAGTAGATGAAGTACATCATATTGTATCAAACACGTATATGAAAGTCGTAAATCATTTTACTCCTAAGTTTCTTTTAGGACTTACTGCAACTTCAAATAGAATGGATGGAAATAGTATATATAAAGTATTTGATGAAAATATAGCTTGTGATATTACACTTGATGATGCATTAGAAAATAATTTGGTTACTCCTTTTCATTATTATGGAATTACAGATATTAATACTTTAGATTACAATAGTGTTGATATCTCAAAAATAGATGAATTAACAAGAATTTTAAAAGTAAATAAAAGAGTTGAATATATAATAGAAAAAATGAAGTTTTATTCTCATAGTGGAAGTAAAAGAAAAGTTTTAGCTTTTTGTGTATCAAAAGAGCATTGTATTTATATGAGTGAAGAGTTTAATAAAAGAGGAATAAACTCAACTTTCCTTGTAAGTAATAATACAATTGCCCAAAGAGAAGAAGCAATAAAAAATCTAGAAGATGATGCGAATTGCTTAGAAGTAATATTTACAGTTGATATTTTTAATGAAGGAATAGATATACCATCAATAAATACAGTTTTGATGCTTCGACCTACTTACTCACCAATTATCTTTATTCAACAGTTAGGTCGAGGATTACGTAAATATAAGAATAAAGATTTTTTAACAGTTTTAGATTTTATTGGTAACCACCAAAAGGCATATTTAATAGCTCTTGCACTTGTAGGAAATAAAGCAATTGATAAAGAAAGTATTAAAATATCTGTAGAAAACAACTTTGCTAATATGCAAAATGTATTTATCAAAATGGATGAAATATCCAAACAAAGAATATTAGAACAAATAGATGCAAAAAACTTTAATCATTTAAAATATTTAAAAGAGCAATATTATAGATTTAAAGATATTTTAAATAATAGAAAACCTAAGTTAGTTGATTACTTACATTATGAACAGACAATCTCTCCTCTAAGCTTTATAAGTGATTCTAAATCATATATTGAGTTTATATCTAAAGTTGAGGATGATAAGCAGATAAAAGAAATTTGTAATGATGAGGTATTTATAAAAGCTATTAGGTTTATTGATTATTTACTCCCAATAAAAAGAGCTTATGAGTTTGTGATTTTAAAGTATTTAATTAATAATGAAAGTATAGATGAAAAAATAGCTTTTAAAATCCTAAATAAATATTTAGACAAAATAAATACAGACACTATTATTCATAGTTTCAATTTTCTAAACCAAAACTACTTTGATAAGGGACAAGTTTTAAGATATATAAAATTAGTAAATTATGAAGATTCAAAACTAGTAAAAACAAAAGAGTTTAAAGCACTTTTATTAAATAAAAAATATAAAGAAATATTTATAGATAGTTTGGATTATGGAATTATGCACTATGAAAAAGAGTTTGGAGTAAAAGATTATGGCTTACCATTTTTAAAACTATATACAAAATACAATATGCTAAATATCGCACAACTTTGTAACTTTAATAAAATACATTCATCTTTTAGAGGAAGTGGATTTTTAAAATATCAAGATGATTTCTTTTTATTTATAAATCTAGAAAAAGAAAAATTCTCAAAATCTTCTACTTATGATAATGCCTTTTTATCAAAAGACACATTTACTTATCAAAGCAAACCAAGCACTTCTCAAACAAGTGTTGATGGAAATAAATTAATCAATAATAAAAAACTAAATGTAAAACTACATATATTTGTACGAAAATTTGCACAAGTAGATAAAAAAACTCAAGGATTTATTTATCTAGGATTAGCAAATACTATTGAGTACAAAGGAAATAAACCAATCTCAACTATTCTCAAACTAGAAATTCCTCTAGGTGATAAACTCTTTGAAGAGTTTACGAAAATAGTTCTTTAG
- a CDS encoding substrate-binding periplasmic protein has translation MKTFIFPALIAFLSSLSLYADNTKLDEIIKNNELRVCIWPQYYGISYVDRRTQKLTGIDSDLAVELAKDLNVNLRYVQSSFPTLINDIKSDKCDIAMFAIGNTKKRREQMRFTSAHLQSDIYAITTKTNKKINSWDDIDKKGVIIAVAKGTYHEPIMIKMIKNAKLVIIKGFKDREDEVQAGRADVFIADYPYSVKMINKTSWAKLIIPKETFHLTPYAWTMAYGNNKFYNAVEKFIKDIKNDGRLEDFARRNGLEPMVKKD, from the coding sequence TTGAAAACATTTATATTTCCTGCTTTAATAGCATTTTTATCTTCATTATCTTTATATGCAGATAATACAAAACTAGATGAAATCATAAAAAATAATGAATTAAGAGTTTGTATATGGCCACAATATTATGGAATATCTTATGTAGACAGAAGAACTCAAAAACTAACAGGTATTGATAGTGATTTAGCTGTTGAATTAGCAAAAGACTTAAATGTAAACCTTAGATATGTACAAAGTTCATTTCCTACTTTAATAAATGATATAAAAAGTGATAAATGCGATATTGCAATGTTTGCAATTGGAAATACAAAAAAAAGAAGAGAACAAATGCGGTTTACTTCAGCACATCTTCAAAGTGATATATATGCTATTACAACTAAAACAAATAAAAAAATCAACTCTTGGGATGATATAGATAAAAAAGGTGTAATTATTGCTGTTGCAAAAGGAACTTATCACGAACCTATTATGATAAAAATGATAAAAAATGCAAAACTCGTAATAATAAAAGGTTTCAAAGATAGAGAAGATGAAGTTCAAGCAGGACGAGCAGATGTATTTATAGCTGATTATCCATATAGTGTTAAAATGATTAATAAAACTTCTTGGGCTAAATTAATAATTCCAAAAGAAACTTTTCATTTGACACCTTACGCTTGGACTATGGCTTATGGGAATAATAAATTTTATAATGCTGTCGAAAAATTTATTAAAGATATAAAAAATGATGGTAGATTAGAAGACTTTGCAAGAAGAAATGGCTTAGAACCAATGGTTAAAAAAGATTAG
- a CDS encoding PAS domain S-box protein gives MRNILTKDINLIIFGSLIILAVIIVGIVSSSEILKKETINNQLTISKLNGKFLAENLNQNMQNVELFIENIRSLINLKEPENIINNKLFNSLDRFPIIRSVNILDKNKIIYSSNKLNIGLEISDNDFFPKPLFSNNILRVSTPWIGRDFISGSTLLSKKDIPDYNLSFIPILKNTYINKREFTVIINLNTDFILNRFKERSANNKFKIILSRTDNQTLLSNYQNNKIGQIKQKSTLLKDAFEFDEATGIEKINGKKLISTYNLTKDYPFIISLHLNYKESLSSWNEKSYKFFIISISIVVMCMLVVLILILIYKKEKEKEISLHRQQLEDQEKFKRLFHDSHFMAAVIDKDGKILDINNSGLEFTKNTAKETIGYPFWDIGCWRYEEQEYLKELLTQGNTSVNIKQEIDALDSSKKDAILEITIYTINKNTKNYKYIAIGQDITQRKEKEKKLLQSYTVFNNTRDGIMITDKDTNILDVNNAFEFITGYSKKEILGENTRILKSNLHDKEFYDNLWTSLKENNYWEGEIINYRKDKTFYTEWLTINAILGKDKEVVNYIGIFSDVTKEKEKEILLKEKESVIYQQSKMASMGEMIENIAHQWRQPLSVISTAATGIKVQKKFNSISEEDEIQSLDLINESAQYLSATIDDFRHFLRNDKEFKEFTLEDSLSSAIKLISSKLKNRNIIIIKDIEDIEIFGLRNEFIQVIINIINNAKDALEETQLANKYIFINSYTNKKSVIVEIKNNGGKIPPKIINRIFEPYFTTKHQSQGTGIGLYMSTEIITKHMKGLLSVTNEEFTYNKEQFSGPCFKIEIPI, from the coding sequence ATGAGAAATATCCTTACAAAAGATATAAATCTAATAATATTTGGATCTTTAATTATTCTTGCTGTAATAATAGTAGGGATAGTATCTTCATCAGAAATTTTAAAAAAAGAAACAATTAATAATCAATTAACCATATCTAAATTAAATGGTAAGTTTTTAGCAGAGAACTTAAACCAAAATATGCAAAATGTAGAATTATTTATAGAGAACATCCGCTCACTTATAAATTTAAAAGAACCTGAAAATATAATAAATAACAAGCTTTTTAATAGTCTAGATAGATTTCCTATTATTAGGTCTGTAAATATTTTAGACAAAAACAAAATTATATACAGTTCAAACAAGCTAAATATAGGCTTGGAAATAAGTGATAATGACTTTTTCCCAAAGCCATTATTTTCCAATAATATCCTAAGAGTATCAACTCCTTGGATAGGAAGAGATTTTATTTCAGGTTCCACATTATTATCAAAAAAGGATATTCCTGATTATAATTTATCTTTTATACCTATTTTAAAAAATACATACATAAATAAAAGAGAATTTACTGTAATAATAAACCTAAATACTGATTTTATTCTAAATAGATTTAAAGAACGTAGTGCAAATAATAAATTTAAGATAATATTATCAAGGACAGATAATCAAACTTTATTATCTAATTATCAGAATAATAAAATAGGACAAATAAAACAAAAAAGTACTCTACTAAAAGATGCTTTTGAATTTGATGAGGCAACAGGAATAGAAAAAATAAATGGTAAAAAACTTATTAGTACATATAACTTAACAAAAGATTATCCTTTTATTATCAGCCTTCATTTAAATTATAAAGAAAGTCTTTCTTCTTGGAATGAAAAGAGTTATAAATTTTTTATTATATCAATAAGTATAGTAGTCATGTGTATGCTTGTAGTGTTAATTTTAATACTTATTTATAAAAAAGAAAAAGAAAAAGAAATAAGTTTACATAGACAACAACTTGAGGATCAAGAAAAATTCAAACGTTTATTTCATGATTCTCATTTTATGGCAGCAGTTATTGATAAAGATGGAAAGATTTTAGATATTAATAATTCTGGATTAGAATTCACAAAAAATACAGCAAAAGAAACAATAGGTTATCCATTTTGGGATATTGGTTGTTGGAGATATGAAGAACAAGAATATCTAAAAGAGTTATTAACACAAGGAAATACAAGTGTTAATATAAAACAGGAAATTGATGCCCTAGATTCATCTAAGAAAGATGCTATCTTAGAAATCACTATATATACAATCAATAAAAATACAAAAAATTATAAATATATTGCTATTGGTCAAGATATAACACAAAGAAAAGAAAAAGAAAAAAAACTTCTACAATCATATACTGTTTTTAATAATACACGTGATGGTATTATGATTACAGATAAAGATACAAATATTCTTGATGTAAATAATGCTTTTGAATTTATTACAGGTTATTCAAAAAAAGAAATATTAGGTGAAAATACAAGAATATTAAAATCAAATCTTCATGATAAAGAATTTTATGACAATTTATGGACAAGTCTTAAAGAAAATAATTATTGGGAAGGTGAAATAATAAACTATAGAAAGGACAAAACTTTTTATACAGAATGGCTTACGATAAATGCAATACTTGGGAAAGATAAAGAAGTAGTCAATTATATTGGTATATTTAGTGATGTGACAAAAGAAAAAGAAAAAGAAATTTTATTAAAAGAGAAAGAATCTGTAATTTATCAACAATCTAAAATGGCATCAATGGGTGAAATGATAGAAAATATTGCTCATCAATGGAGACAACCTTTATCTGTAATCTCTACAGCTGCAACAGGAATTAAAGTTCAGAAAAAATTTAATTCTATATCAGAAGAAGATGAGATACAAAGTCTTGATTTAATTAATGAATCAGCACAATATTTATCTGCAACAATTGATGACTTTAGACACTTTCTTAGAAATGACAAAGAATTTAAAGAATTTACTTTAGAGGATAGTTTAAGTTCTGCAATAAAACTTATTAGTTCTAAACTAAAAAATAGAAATATTATAATTATTAAGGATATTGAAGATATTGAAATTTTTGGATTAAGAAATGAATTTATTCAAGTTATTATCAATATCATTAATAATGCAAAAGACGCTTTAGAAGAAACCCAATTAGCTAATAAATATATTTTTATCAATTCATATACCAATAAAAAAAGTGTAATTGTGGAAATAAAAAATAATGGTGGTAAAATCCCTCCAAAAATTATCAATAGAATATTTGAGCCATATTTCACCACAAAACATCAATCTCAAGGTACAGGAATTGGTCTTTATATGAGTACTGAAATTATAACTAAACATATGAAGGGATTACTTAGCGTTACAAATGAAGAATTCACATATAACAAAGAACAATTTAGTGGTCCATGTTTTAAAATTGAAATTCCCATCTAA
- a CDS encoding YbgA family protein codes for MKIGISSCLLGTQCRYDGGHSKDGFIINELGKYFDFIPYCPEKMIFATPREAIRQTRKDGIIKVKTSTTNLDVTQKVNDISKKLADEIQESELCGFIFKSKSPTCGMERVKIYPENKSGQSENTGVGIFAKEVKDKYPLLPSEEEGRLHDAWLRENFLMQIFAYKHIFEFLNTKPSLNDLITFHTSYKYLIYAKSHEAYKELGNIVANHEKKDTNIILEEYKHSFLNAIYQKGTISNTYNVVLHIYGYFKKLITKEEKDELLESFEDYKNEIIPLIAVIKLLNLYTKRFDITYLKTQKFLNPYPKELALRSSILAYK; via the coding sequence ATGAAAATAGGTATCTCTTCTTGCCTTTTGGGTACACAGTGTAGATATGATGGTGGTCACTCTAAAGATGGGTTTATTATAAATGAACTTGGAAAATATTTTGATTTTATTCCATATTGTCCTGAAAAAATGATTTTTGCAACTCCGAGAGAAGCCATAAGACAAACTAGAAAAGATGGTATTATCAAAGTTAAAACTTCTACTACAAACCTTGATGTTACGCAAAAAGTAAATGATATTTCAAAGAAACTTGCAGATGAAATTCAAGAAAGTGAACTTTGTGGTTTTATCTTTAAATCAAAGTCTCCAACTTGTGGAATGGAGCGAGTAAAAATTTATCCAGAAAATAAAAGTGGACAAAGTGAAAATACAGGAGTTGGTATATTTGCAAAAGAAGTAAAAGATAAATATCCTCTTTTACCAAGTGAAGAAGAAGGAAGATTACACGATGCATGGCTTAGAGAAAATTTTCTTATGCAAATATTTGCATATAAACATATCTTTGAGTTTTTAAATACAAAACCTAGCCTTAATGACCTAATTACTTTTCACACTTCATACAAGTATTTAATTTATGCAAAATCACACGAAGCATATAAAGAGCTTGGAAATATCGTAGCAAATCATGAGAAAAAAGATACAAATATAATATTAGAAGAGTATAAACATTCATTTTTAAATGCCATTTATCAAAAAGGTACCATCTCAAATACATATAATGTTGTTTTACATATATATGGTTACTTTAAAAAGCTAATTACAAAAGAAGAAAAAGATGAATTATTAGAGTCTTTTGAAGATTACAAAAATGAAATAATACCTTTAATTGCAGTAATAAAACTTTTAAATCTTTATACGAAAAGATTTGATATAACATATTTAAAAACACAAAAGTTTTTAAATCCATATCCAAAAGAACTAGCACTTAGATCTTCTATATTGGCATATAAATGA
- a CDS encoding cryptochrome/photolyase family protein yields the protein MSQVLWFRRDLRIEDNAILSNAKNKVLPIFIFDKNILQSLPKNDIRVSFIYQSVLKLKEKLQSIGLDLAIFYDEPINVFKSLKAKGFDEVLCSVDFDSYAKKRDDEIEKILPLRRFLDSFILNPNDHLKKDATPYKVFTPFYKSLNIITSSSSIEPLARNKELIKSVFDYDFIPTLKQIGFEKQNLPSFLKLDAFSLLDEFKEKINDYKVNRDFFYKNAPSNISVHLRFGLISPKLVFNYFKAFDDENSEFFIRELFWREFYNYILVHYPYSEHSNFNNIQVQWNENEEDFNKWCEGKTGVPIIDAAMIHLNNTGTMHNRLRMVVASFLTKNLFINWKKGEKYFALKLLDYEASSNIGGWQWGASTGADASPYFRVFNPYIQSKKFDKDGIFIKSVIPQLKDVEPKLFHIENGTSSNLFCEYPKSMVDISLSRKQAIEKFKRAKNENIRN from the coding sequence ATGAGTCAAGTACTTTGGTTTAGAAGAGATTTAAGAATAGAAGATAATGCAATACTTTCAAATGCAAAAAATAAAGTATTGCCTATTTTCATCTTTGATAAAAATATTTTACAATCACTTCCAAAAAATGATATTAGAGTAAGTTTTATTTATCAATCTGTTTTAAAACTAAAAGAAAAACTTCAAAGTATTGGTTTAGATTTAGCAATATTTTATGATGAACCTATAAATGTATTTAAGAGCTTAAAAGCAAAGGGTTTTGATGAAGTTTTATGTTCAGTTGATTTTGATTCATATGCTAAAAAAAGAGATGATGAAATTGAAAAGATACTTCCTTTAAGAAGATTTCTTGATTCATTTATTCTAAATCCAAATGACCACCTAAAAAAAGATGCTACACCTTATAAGGTTTTCACTCCTTTTTATAAATCATTAAATATTATCACAAGTTCTAGTAGTATTGAACCCTTAGCAAGAAATAAAGAACTTATAAAGTCTGTTTTTGATTATGATTTTATTCCTACTTTAAAACAAATAGGATTTGAAAAACAAAACTTACCATCATTTTTAAAACTAGATGCTTTTTCTTTATTAGATGAATTTAAAGAAAAAATAAATGATTATAAAGTAAATAGAGATTTCTTTTATAAAAATGCACCATCAAATATTTCAGTACACTTACGATTTGGTTTGATTTCACCTAAACTGGTTTTTAACTATTTTAAAGCTTTTGATGATGAAAATAGTGAGTTTTTTATAAGAGAGCTTTTTTGGCGTGAGTTTTATAACTATATTTTAGTTCACTATCCATATTCAGAACATTCAAATTTTAATAATATCCAAGTTCAATGGAATGAGAATGAAGAAGATTTTAACAAATGGTGCGAAGGGAAAACTGGTGTTCCAATAATTGATGCAGCAATGATTCATCTAAATAATACAGGAACAATGCATAATCGTCTAAGAATGGTAGTAGCATCTTTTTTAACAAAAAATCTTTTTATCAATTGGAAAAAAGGTGAAAAATATTTTGCTCTAAAACTATTAGATTATGAAGCTAGTTCAAACATTGGAGGTTGGCAATGGGGTGCTAGTACAGGTGCTGATGCAAGCCCTTATTTTAGAGTATTTAATCCATATATTCAATCAAAAAAGTTCGATAAAGATGGTATTTTTATTAAAAGTGTAATACCACAATTAAAAGATGTTGAGCCTAAACTTTTTCATATTGAAAATGGTACAAGTTCTAATTTGTTTTGTGAATATCCAAAAAGTATGGTTGATATTTCACTTTCTAGAAAACAAGCAATTGAAAAATTCAAAAGAGCAAAAAATGAAAACATCAGAAATTAA
- a CDS encoding phytoene desaturase family protein, producing MKTSEIKDIAIVGSGIGGALISALNKEKDLILFERDKNLGGCASTFKRRGNYYNAGATTFVGYEENHPIKKIFDYANYTPDIKKSEIAIRVIQNGKTLDRVKDFDIFLENLNEVYPHKNNKIFWRKIKDLDTKFWEFKNLYFAKHSLDSYIKTISSNMQLFTIFGFDIFKNADSFIDETLPNISKEYKSFINSQLLITLQTTSQNVSLISLALGLSYPFHDVFYVNGGMGSLFDGLLKDIDVHIKEEILNIKKEKDFYRIISNKNEYKSKKVILNSSTYDSASLFDDEKIKKYYNSFSFSDQSAFVIYLSIKKENINENFLHHYQIILDKNIPNSISNSFFVSISSSDDEKMSSDSYSITISTHTKALYWKNLPKQSYEKQKTITQDFIITHLLENFKSIKKEDIKNCESATSKTFKRYINRYNCGGKAITLKNILQTPSCNTPFKGLHSIGDTIFAGQGWPGIALGVEILNKELND from the coding sequence ATGAAAACATCAGAAATTAAAGATATTGCAATAGTCGGCTCAGGAATTGGAGGAGCTTTAATATCAGCACTTAATAAAGAAAAAGATTTAATACTTTTTGAAAGAGATAAAAATCTTGGAGGCTGTGCAAGTACATTTAAAAGAAGAGGAAACTACTATAATGCAGGAGCTACAACTTTTGTAGGATATGAAGAAAATCATCCTATTAAAAAAATATTTGACTATGCAAATTATACTCCTGATATTAAAAAAAGTGAAATAGCTATTAGAGTTATTCAAAATGGTAAAACACTTGATAGAGTAAAAGATTTTGATATATTTTTAGAAAATCTAAATGAAGTTTATCCACATAAAAACAACAAAATATTTTGGAGAAAAATCAAAGATTTAGATACAAAATTTTGGGAATTTAAAAATCTATATTTTGCGAAACACTCTTTAGATTCATATATAAAAACTATAAGTTCAAATATGCAACTATTTACTATTTTTGGCTTTGATATATTTAAAAATGCTGATTCTTTTATAGATGAAACTTTGCCAAATATTTCCAAAGAATATAAAAGTTTTATAAACTCTCAACTTCTAATCACTCTTCAAACAACATCTCAAAATGTCTCATTAATATCTTTGGCACTTGGATTATCTTATCCATTTCATGATGTTTTTTATGTAAATGGTGGAATGGGTTCTTTATTTGATGGTTTACTAAAAGATATAGATGTTCATATAAAAGAAGAAATATTAAATATCAAAAAAGAGAAAGATTTTTATAGAATCATCTCAAATAAAAATGAATACAAATCAAAAAAAGTGATTTTAAATAGTTCAACTTATGATAGTGCAAGTTTATTTGATGATGAAAAAATCAAAAAATATTATAATAGTTTTTCTTTTTCAGACCAAAGTGCTTTTGTTATATATTTATCAATAAAAAAAGAAAATATAAATGAAAACTTTTTACATCATTATCAAATAATTCTTGATAAAAACATTCCAAATAGTATTTCAAACTCTTTTTTTGTTTCTATTTCAAGTAGTGATGATGAAAAAATGTCAAGTGATTCTTATAGTATTACAATATCAACACATACAAAAGCTTTATATTGGAAGAATCTTCCAAAGCAAAGCTATGAAAAACAAAAAACAATTACACAAGATTTTATAATAACTCATCTATTAGAGAATTTTAAATCAATAAAAAAAGAAGATATAAAAAACTGTGAAAGTGCAACTTCTAAAACCTTTAAAAGATATATAAATAGATATAATTGTGGAGGTAAGGCAATTACATTAAAAAATATCTTACAAACACCCTCTTGTAATACTCCTTTTAAAGGACTTCATAGTATTGGTGATACAATCTTTGCAGGTCAAGGATGGCCAGGAATTGCCTTGGGTGTTGAAATTTTAAATAAGGAATTAAATGACTAG
- a CDS encoding sensor histidine kinase, with protein MTSVKLHISKFDWLYIIIIGIFFGFFISLFLYLININLKEFSTIIFGISSAIFICFSAFFFISISNDFILPRLHEKYWYLVSFIFSFLSGFLGFMTSYFIFSFFDFTIIDFIKPFWFYISIVIGFFTFLIGLILHQFISMKYRNESIKSEVLESKIKALENELNPHFLFNALNSISELIYLDQKKAEKATLDLSAFLRNAITKDTLISLESEIKMVETYLKIENIRFDDNIKIKLDINNDDLNIMVPKFSIQLLVENAIKHGYLQKELDIEITVKNNVIEVSNNGLITKNIKFGTGLSNLATRLKLLKIGYLDKKIQNDKMIFIIRLKK; from the coding sequence ATGACTAGCGTTAAACTTCATATATCAAAATTCGACTGGTTATATATTATTATAATTGGTATTTTCTTTGGTTTTTTTATTTCATTATTTTTATATTTAATCAACATTAATTTAAAAGAGTTTTCAACTATAATTTTTGGAATATCAAGTGCAATATTCATATGCTTTAGTGCTTTTTTCTTTATTTCTATCTCAAATGATTTTATACTTCCAAGGCTTCATGAAAAATATTGGTATTTGGTTAGTTTTATTTTCTCTTTTCTTTCTGGCTTTTTAGGGTTTATGACAAGTTATTTTATATTTTCTTTTTTTGATTTTACAATCATTGATTTCATAAAACCTTTTTGGTTTTATATTAGTATTGTTATAGGTTTTTTCACCTTTCTTATTGGACTTATTCTTCATCAATTTATTTCAATGAAATATAGAAACGAATCAATAAAAAGTGAAGTTTTAGAATCAAAAATAAAAGCTTTAGAAAATGAGCTAAATCCTCATTTTTTATTTAATGCTTTAAATTCAATATCTGAATTAATCTATTTAGACCAAAAAAAAGCAGAAAAAGCTACATTGGATTTATCAGCTTTTTTAAGAAATGCAATTACTAAAGATACATTAATTAGTTTAGAATCTGAAATTAAAATGGTAGAAACATACTTAAAAATAGAGAATATTAGATTTGATGATAATATTAAAATAAAATTAGACATAAATAATGATGATTTAAATATAATGGTTCCAAAGTTTTCTATACAATTATTAGTTGAAAATGCAATAAAACATGGTTATTTACAAAAAGAATTAGATATAGAAATCACTGTAAAAAATAATGTTATTGAAGTTTCTAATAATGGTTTAATCACAAAAAATATTAAATTTGGAACAGGTTTAAGTAACCTAGCTACAAGATTAAAGCTTCTAAAAATTGGATATTTAGATAAAAAAATTCAAAATGATAAAATGATTTTTATTATTAGATTAAAGAAATAA